Proteins from a genomic interval of Thermoanaerobacterium thermosaccharolyticum DSM 571:
- a CDS encoding Crp/Fnr family transcriptional regulator: MCEYDYLRKIPYFNTLSENSLKELNKIAYKKEYKKGSIIFFEGDEGDAIYFVKTGKVKISKTSQQGKEHIIKIMEDGDIFAESLLFIGGKYPATAEAIEDSIVIVLKNKDIENLILKNNEIALGIIKLMAKRLQNVAVIIENLALKDSLGRTVSILLTFAREKGVKNKEGIAIELNLSRQDLANMVGTSRENMTRILSQLDKEGVIKLDRHAIIIKDVNALKNLS, translated from the coding sequence ATGTGTGAATATGATTATCTTAGGAAGATACCCTATTTCAATACTCTTAGCGAAAATTCATTAAAAGAATTGAATAAAATTGCCTATAAAAAAGAGTACAAAAAAGGTAGCATTATTTTTTTTGAGGGTGATGAAGGAGATGCTATCTACTTTGTAAAAACAGGTAAAGTTAAGATTTCAAAAACGTCACAACAAGGCAAAGAGCACATTATTAAAATCATGGAAGATGGAGATATATTTGCTGAATCGCTTCTATTTATAGGTGGGAAATACCCAGCTACAGCGGAAGCGATAGAAGACTCAATAGTGATCGTTTTAAAAAACAAAGATATTGAAAATCTCATATTAAAGAATAACGAAATAGCCCTTGGTATAATAAAACTTATGGCAAAAAGACTACAAAACGTGGCAGTTATAATTGAAAACCTGGCATTGAAGGATTCTTTAGGTAGGACTGTTTCTATACTTTTGACATTTGCAAGAGAAAAAGGTGTGAAAAATAAAGAAGGAATTGCTATAGAATTAAACTTAAGCAGACAAGACCTTGCCAACATGGTAGGGACGTCTCGAGAAAATATGACAAGAATTTTAAGTCAGTTAGACAAAGAAGGAGTTATAAAACTGGATAGGCATGCTATAATAATAAAAGATGTAAATGCGTTAAAAAATTTGTCATAA
- the dnaB gene encoding replicative DNA helicase, translating into MEWNKIPPQNLEAEQAVLGAMLLSRDAIIDASEIVKADDFYKESNKKLFTIIMDMFEKNIPVDLVTVVDELRRQNLLEAVGGLDYITNLSSSIITTANVSYYAKMIQEKATLRRLIQASSEIMEMGYSGGDIHDVLDAAEQKIFDIAQGRNTENFYPIKDVLMDTFYNIENLYKNKGHLTGVPSGFPDLDLKTSGFQPSDFILLAARPSMGKTSFALNIAENAALALKEPVAIFSLEMSKEQLVNRLICSTANIDSQKLRTGNLDDDDWPRLAAAMAPLSTAPIYIDDTPGISVMDIRAKCRRLKLEKGLSLVLIDYLQLMQGRGNSESRQQEVSEISRSLKGLARELQVPIITLSQLSRAPEARSDHRPILSDLRESGAIEQDADIVMFLYRDDYYNKDSEKKNIAELIIAKHRNGPTGTIELLWMGQYTKFVSIDKYRTE; encoded by the coding sequence ATGGAGTGGAATAAAATCCCTCCTCAAAATTTAGAAGCAGAGCAAGCTGTTTTAGGTGCAATGCTTTTATCAAGGGATGCAATAATCGATGCATCTGAGATAGTTAAAGCAGATGATTTTTACAAAGAATCGAATAAAAAACTTTTTACAATCATTATGGATATGTTTGAAAAAAACATACCGGTTGATTTAGTTACTGTCGTTGATGAGTTGAGAAGGCAAAACCTTTTGGAGGCTGTTGGGGGACTTGACTATATAACAAATTTATCATCCAGCATTATTACTACTGCAAATGTATCGTATTATGCAAAGATGATACAGGAAAAGGCTACATTAAGGCGCCTTATCCAAGCTTCATCTGAAATAATGGAAATGGGCTATAGTGGCGGTGATATACATGATGTGTTGGATGCGGCAGAGCAAAAGATATTTGATATAGCACAGGGAAGGAACACTGAAAATTTTTATCCTATAAAAGATGTCTTGATGGATACCTTTTACAATATAGAGAATCTCTATAAAAATAAAGGGCATCTGACCGGTGTGCCGTCAGGCTTTCCAGATTTGGACTTGAAGACATCTGGTTTTCAACCATCAGACTTCATACTTTTGGCAGCGAGGCCTTCAATGGGTAAAACATCATTTGCTTTAAACATTGCAGAAAATGCGGCGCTGGCTCTTAAAGAGCCTGTTGCAATATTTAGTCTTGAAATGTCAAAAGAGCAGCTTGTAAATAGACTTATATGCTCTACAGCTAATATCGATAGCCAGAAATTAAGGACCGGCAATTTAGATGATGATGATTGGCCAAGACTCGCTGCTGCAATGGCACCTCTTTCGACAGCACCAATATACATTGATGATACACCTGGCATATCTGTGATGGACATAAGGGCAAAGTGTAGAAGACTAAAGCTGGAGAAGGGTTTATCATTGGTGCTTATAGATTACTTGCAGCTTATGCAAGGAAGAGGAAATTCGGAAAGCCGTCAGCAAGAAGTTTCAGAGATATCAAGGTCATTAAAAGGGCTTGCAAGGGAATTACAGGTTCCCATCATAACATTATCGCAGCTATCCCGTGCACCTGAGGCAAGATCAGACCATAGGCCAATTTTGAGCGATTTAAGAGAATCAGGTGCAATAGAGCAGGATGCTGACATAGTGATGTTTCTCTACAGAGATGATTATTACAACAAAGACTCCGAAAAGAAAAATATAGCAGAGTTAATCATTGCAAAACACAGAAATGGGCCAACAGGTACGATTGAGCTATTGTGGATGGGACAATATACGAAATTTGTAAGTATTGACAAATACAGGACGGAATAG
- a CDS encoding response regulator transcription factor — MSELIYIIDDDKNIRDLMVKYVEKEGYNVKAFDNAEDVLENFNKDKPDMLILDIMMPGMDGYELCKEIRKISDVPIIIVSARDEDLDKILGLELGSDDYIAKPFSPRELIARMKSVFRRVKMPKRSNEIRIKDIVIVPDERKVLYNGEEMSFTSMEFELIQFLAKNANKAFTREQLLEKVWKYDSFTETRAVDDMVKRVRKKLQSYGCEFNISTIWGYGYKVES, encoded by the coding sequence ATGTCTGAGCTCATATACATTATTGATGATGATAAAAATATTAGAGATTTAATGGTTAAATACGTTGAAAAAGAAGGGTATAATGTAAAAGCATTTGACAATGCTGAAGATGTCTTAGAAAATTTTAATAAGGACAAACCTGATATGCTTATCTTAGACATAATGATGCCTGGAATGGATGGTTACGAACTTTGCAAGGAGATAAGGAAGATAAGCGATGTACCAATAATAATTGTTTCTGCAAGAGATGAGGATTTGGATAAAATACTAGGTTTAGAATTAGGATCTGATGATTACATTGCAAAGCCTTTTTCGCCTAGAGAGCTTATAGCAAGGATGAAATCTGTATTTAGAAGGGTGAAAATGCCCAAAAGAAGCAACGAGATAAGGATAAAAGATATAGTTATAGTTCCAGATGAAAGGAAAGTGCTTTACAATGGAGAAGAAATGAGTTTTACTTCGATGGAGTTTGAGCTAATACAATTTTTAGCTAAAAATGCAAATAAGGCATTTACAAGAGAACAGCTTTTGGAGAAAGTTTGGAAATATGATTCGTTTACTGAGACCAGGGCAGTTGACGACATGGTAAAAAGGGTAAGGAAAAAGTTGCAAAGTTATGGTTGTGAGTTTAATATTTCTACCATTTGGGGATATGGTTATAAGGTGGAATCGTGA
- a CDS encoding Nramp family divalent metal transporter, whose translation MTKRKTFLTNLLIFLSILGPGIITGSVDNDAGGITTYSVAGATYGYKLLWTLIPSFIVLIVIQEMNARMGVVTGKGLADLIRENFGVRVTFFIFLGLLIADIGNTATEFAGVAGSMEIFGISKYIMVPLAAIAVWLLIVKGNYTVAEKVFLVFSVFLLSYIISALLAHPDWKTIGLSILKPTMSFKADYLSMVIGIIGTTIAPWMQFYMQSSVIEKGIKIDDYKYTIWDVIIGCIATVAVAFFIIVACASTLHVNGIKINEAKDAAMALKPLAGELASEVFAFGLFIASIFSAAILPVATAFYICEAFGFEAGIDKRMDEAPEFYTLFTAIIVIAVAIILIPHAPLITITIWTQVLNGILLPVVLISMMLLVNNKEIMGKYVNSPVKNVIGWGTTIVLISLTAILMVFSFV comes from the coding sequence GTGACAAAGAGAAAGACATTTCTTACAAATTTATTGATATTTCTGTCTATTTTAGGCCCAGGCATTATAACTGGAAGTGTAGATAATGATGCAGGTGGAATAACGACGTATTCTGTGGCAGGTGCCACTTATGGATATAAATTGCTTTGGACATTGATACCGTCATTTATTGTCTTGATAGTGATTCAAGAGATGAATGCTAGAATGGGTGTTGTAACAGGAAAAGGATTGGCAGATCTCATAAGAGAAAATTTTGGTGTTAGAGTTACATTTTTTATTTTTCTTGGACTCCTCATTGCGGATATTGGCAACACTGCAACAGAGTTTGCCGGCGTTGCAGGCAGTATGGAGATTTTTGGCATTAGCAAGTATATAATGGTACCTTTAGCGGCTATTGCAGTTTGGCTTCTAATTGTCAAGGGGAATTATACGGTAGCAGAAAAGGTGTTTTTGGTTTTTAGCGTATTTTTGCTGTCTTATATAATTTCAGCCCTTTTGGCACATCCGGATTGGAAGACAATTGGATTATCTATATTAAAACCTACGATGTCGTTTAAAGCAGATTATTTAAGCATGGTAATAGGTATCATCGGTACTACAATAGCCCCTTGGATGCAATTTTACATGCAGTCATCTGTTATAGAAAAAGGTATAAAAATAGATGATTATAAATACACAATTTGGGATGTAATAATTGGTTGCATTGCGACAGTAGCTGTTGCATTTTTCATAATAGTAGCTTGCGCATCCACACTTCATGTTAACGGAATAAAGATAAACGAGGCAAAGGATGCTGCAATGGCTTTAAAACCACTGGCAGGAGAACTGGCATCGGAGGTATTTGCATTTGGACTTTTTATTGCGTCGATTTTTTCTGCTGCAATACTTCCAGTTGCGACTGCTTTTTACATCTGTGAAGCATTTGGATTTGAAGCAGGTATTGACAAAAGAATGGATGAAGCGCCAGAATTTTATACGCTCTTTACGGCTATAATTGTCATAGCTGTTGCCATAATATTGATTCCACATGCACCACTTATTACCATAACAATATGGACACAGGTATTGAACGGAATTTTATTACCGGTAGTTTTAATATCTATGATGCTACTTGTAAATAATAAAGAAATAATGGGTAAATACGTAAACAGTCCTGTAAAAAATGTTATTGGTTGGGGAACTACAATAGTATTGATTTCACTAACCGCAATTCTTATGGTGTTTTCATTTGTATAA
- a CDS encoding transposase: MIKQLNFSDFIDDFHKFIVVQKPQLLELLDQYINISDLIPVNWYFHYNKATGRPHDNSLDSIVSTLLLQKLLSIPTIDLLITFLSFSKELRDFCGLNTVPDASFYSRFKQDYCDDIEAFFHKLVDITEPICQEIGQALEKELGINPAEVYIMDTTGIECYVKENNPKFFNALVKKLQYFNKDKSKEDIYKMAYNQMPKTASVDPNIKLQYINGTFCYAHKTIVVSNALGILRHMDFCDYQPDFNDYTDSSEPASPEEVKLTWDGKLLIPAMENFFERHRNFNIYAMTADSGFDDVPNYKYLFENHGILPVIALNPRNTRKNFGKPGINEDGIPTCPKDPSLPMKWDGSCKGKNRSFRNKFICPKTEKLPGGKYVCSCEDKCTTSDCGRMFYTYPKDNYRVHTPIPRDTEQWNQIADFRHIIEQVISRLKLPLQLGNLQARDRKTIKADFFMAGAAHLITVLLAYRMGAIDKIRSVKSIAA; the protein is encoded by the coding sequence ATGATAAAGCAACTTAATTTTTCTGATTTTATTGATGATTTTCATAAATTTATTGTTGTTCAAAAACCTCAGTTGCTTGAGCTTCTTGACCAGTATATTAATATTTCTGACTTAATCCCTGTAAATTGGTATTTTCACTATAATAAAGCTACTGGTCGCCCTCATGATAATTCTCTCGATTCAATTGTTTCAACCTTATTGCTGCAAAAGTTACTTTCTATACCAACTATTGATTTACTTATTACTTTTTTGTCATTTTCAAAAGAACTCCGTGATTTTTGTGGGCTTAATACTGTTCCTGATGCTTCTTTTTACTCAAGGTTCAAACAGGATTACTGTGATGACATTGAAGCCTTCTTTCATAAGTTAGTCGATATTACTGAACCTATTTGTCAGGAAATTGGCCAAGCCCTTGAAAAAGAATTAGGCATCAATCCTGCTGAAGTTTATATTATGGATACTACTGGTATTGAATGCTATGTTAAGGAAAACAACCCCAAATTCTTTAATGCTCTTGTTAAAAAGCTTCAATACTTTAACAAGGACAAGTCAAAAGAAGACATCTATAAAATGGCCTATAATCAAATGCCTAAAACTGCTTCTGTTGACCCTAATATTAAATTGCAATATATCAATGGTACTTTCTGTTATGCCCACAAAACTATAGTTGTGTCTAATGCCCTCGGCATTTTAAGACATATGGACTTTTGCGATTACCAGCCGGATTTTAATGATTATACTGATAGCTCTGAGCCCGCATCCCCTGAAGAAGTTAAACTTACATGGGATGGAAAACTGCTTATACCTGCTATGGAGAATTTTTTTGAGCGTCATCGTAACTTTAATATTTATGCTATGACTGCTGATTCTGGCTTCGATGATGTCCCAAACTATAAATATCTCTTTGAGAATCATGGCATTCTGCCTGTCATTGCTCTTAATCCTAGAAATACCAGAAAAAATTTCGGCAAGCCAGGAATTAATGAAGATGGTATTCCTACATGCCCAAAGGACCCATCTCTTCCAATGAAATGGGATGGCTCTTGTAAAGGTAAAAACCGTTCCTTTAGGAACAAGTTTATTTGCCCTAAAACTGAAAAGTTACCTGGTGGCAAATATGTTTGTTCCTGCGAGGATAAATGTACAACTTCCGATTGTGGCAGAATGTTTTATACATATCCCAAAGATAATTATAGAGTTCATACCCCTATTCCTAGAGATACAGAGCAATGGAATCAAATAGCTGATTTTCGACATATCATTGAGCAGGTTATCTCTAGGCTCAAACTTCCCCTGCAGCTTGGTAATCTCCAGGCTAGAGACCGCAAAACCATCAAGGCAGATTTCTTCATGGCTGGTGCTGCGCATCTTATTACTGTTTTACTAGCATACCGTATGGGAGCTATAGATAAAATTCGTTCTGTTAAGTCTATAGCTGCTTAA
- a CDS encoding IS1634 family transposase → MRLCISRSKNAASLYVTKSIYENGRRSTKVVEKLGTYAELKEKLGGQDPIEWAKKYIEELNKKEKEENRDIIVKYSQSKIITKDEQNSFNGGYLFLQKIYHELKLNKLCKKISLKYKFTFDLDSVLSRLIYARIIYPSSKLATFQLSTKFIEQPNFELQHIYRALEVIAKEADLIQSYLYKNSLKISKRNTGVLYYDCTNYFFEIEQEDGLKQYGVSKEHRPNPIVQMGLFMDGDGVPLAFAINKGNTNEQLTLKPLEEKILSDFNLSKFIVCTDAGLSSDNNRKFNIKGDRAFITTQSIKKLKTHLKEWALDPNGWSLVGGRKTYNIAKLDEDKYKDKVFYKERWIKENGLEQKLIVTYSIKYRDYQRNIRNYQIERAQKVIDSNPGKIEKCNPNDYKRFIEKKRCTDNGEIAEHQIYCINAELIAKEAQFDGFYAVCTNLEDDVSSIINVNRRRWEIEECFRIMKSEFKARPVYLSRDDRIIAHFTTCFISLVIYRLLEKKLNGKYTCHEIINGLRDMNFLKVKGDGYIPIYTRTDFTDDLHEAFGFRTDYQIVSKSKMKKILKSTKL, encoded by the coding sequence ATGAGATTATGTATATCACGGTCAAAAAATGCTGCATCCCTGTACGTAACAAAATCTATATACGAAAATGGAAGACGTTCTACAAAAGTTGTTGAAAAGCTTGGTACTTATGCTGAACTTAAAGAAAAACTTGGTGGACAGGATCCTATTGAATGGGCAAAAAAATATATAGAAGAACTTAACAAAAAAGAAAAAGAAGAAAACCGCGATATTATTGTGAAATACTCCCAATCAAAGATTATTACAAAAGACGAGCAAAATTCTTTTAATGGTGGTTACCTTTTCCTTCAAAAAATATATCATGAACTTAAACTCAATAAACTTTGCAAGAAAATTTCTTTGAAATATAAATTTACTTTTGACTTAGATTCAGTGCTTTCAAGGCTTATTTATGCAAGAATTATCTATCCATCTTCAAAACTTGCAACCTTTCAACTTTCTACTAAATTTATTGAACAGCCTAATTTTGAACTTCAACATATATACAGGGCTCTTGAAGTAATTGCCAAGGAAGCTGATTTAATACAGTCTTACCTGTACAAAAACAGTCTTAAAATTTCCAAAAGAAATACAGGTGTACTGTATTATGATTGTACAAATTATTTCTTTGAAATAGAGCAAGAAGATGGATTAAAACAATATGGTGTTTCAAAAGAGCATAGACCAAATCCTATCGTACAAATGGGGCTTTTTATGGACGGAGATGGTGTTCCACTTGCTTTTGCTATTAACAAAGGTAATACCAATGAGCAGTTGACTTTAAAACCTTTGGAAGAAAAAATCCTTTCTGACTTTAATCTTTCTAAATTTATTGTATGTACTGATGCAGGGCTATCATCAGACAATAACAGGAAATTCAACATTAAAGGCGATCGGGCGTTTATTACAACACAATCTATTAAAAAGCTGAAAACACACCTTAAGGAATGGGCTCTTGACCCAAATGGTTGGTCTTTAGTTGGTGGCAGAAAAACATATAACATTGCTAAACTAGATGAGGACAAATATAAGGATAAGGTGTTCTATAAAGAACGCTGGATAAAAGAAAACGGATTAGAACAGAAACTTATCGTTACATACTCAATTAAATATCGAGATTATCAGAGAAATATACGAAATTATCAGATAGAGCGAGCACAAAAAGTAATTGATTCAAACCCCGGGAAAATAGAAAAATGCAATCCCAATGATTATAAAAGATTTATAGAAAAAAAGCGCTGCACAGATAATGGAGAAATTGCTGAACATCAAATATACTGTATCAACGCCGAACTCATTGCAAAAGAAGCGCAATTTGATGGTTTTTATGCAGTGTGTACAAATCTTGAAGACGATGTTTCTTCAATTATCAATGTAAATAGAAGGCGATGGGAAATTGAAGAATGTTTTCGGATTATGAAAAGCGAGTTTAAAGCCAGGCCAGTATATTTAAGCCGTGATGACAGAATAATAGCTCATTTTACAACTTGTTTCATTTCCTTAGTTATATATAGACTCCTTGAAAAGAAATTGAACGGAAAATATACATGTCATGAAATCATTAATGGATTAAGAGATATGAATTTCTTAAAAGTAAAAGGTGATGGTTATATACCTATTTATACAAGAACAGACTTTACAGATGATTTACACGAAGCATTTGGCTTCCGCACAGATTATCAAATTGTAAGTAAAAGCAAGATGAAAAAAATTTTAAAAAGCACAAAATTATAA
- a CDS encoding sensor histidine kinase has protein sequence MSIRFKLIISYILLIFISFSIIGVFFNLMIRDFLINEARQNLIRQGSVIQRLYNGRISTPEALQSIRYMPQFRVGGKILDGDLLVVDLNGDIVYSSKQNPFGGGNRIEYAILDKITKEGSYNSIKIGNIDVVAAVFPIISNISGKVIGSIVMYTLVKGIKIASLQIVGVLLKGFLVSGIISLIIGYLLSKSISAPIAKLTEVVEKIKNKKFGEKVEIKSDGEIKLLADAFNDMSVELRNYYTSQRRFLQNASHELKTPLMLIQGYAEGIKDGVIESDDIPKSLDIIIDESIRLRDIVNDLMYLTKLETHQEGLKMHKEYLKDIFDECIEKIMPQLNKKKIKINYNGNDAVVKCDRRKLIQAFMNILSNGVRYAKTAIDVETHNHKDHVEIKIKNDGRKFTDEELNNMFERFFKGDEGETGIGLAITKAIVEWHGGTIEAFNTDGGVCFLIKLRIA, from the coding sequence ATGTCTATAAGATTTAAGTTGATAATTTCTTATATATTGCTTATATTTATTTCATTCTCTATAATCGGTGTATTTTTTAATTTAATGATAAGGGACTTTTTAATAAATGAAGCGAGGCAAAATCTCATAAGGCAAGGCTCTGTCATACAGAGGCTTTACAATGGAAGGATAAGTACGCCTGAAGCGCTGCAATCCATAAGGTACATGCCGCAGTTTAGGGTTGGAGGCAAAATCCTTGACGGTGATTTGCTGGTAGTAGACCTTAATGGTGATATTGTGTACTCATCAAAGCAAAATCCGTTTGGTGGAGGCAATAGGATAGAGTACGCAATACTAGATAAGATAACAAAGGAAGGTTCTTACAATAGCATAAAGATAGGCAACATAGATGTAGTAGCTGCTGTATTTCCCATAATAAGCAATATAAGCGGAAAAGTAATAGGTTCTATAGTTATGTATACACTTGTAAAGGGTATAAAGATTGCTTCTCTTCAAATAGTAGGAGTCCTTTTAAAAGGATTTTTAGTCTCTGGCATAATATCACTCATAATAGGTTATTTGCTTTCAAAATCTATCTCCGCGCCAATTGCAAAACTAACAGAAGTGGTTGAGAAGATTAAAAATAAGAAGTTTGGCGAAAAGGTAGAAATAAAATCTGATGGAGAAATAAAGCTTTTAGCAGATGCTTTTAACGACATGTCTGTGGAACTTAGGAATTACTATACATCTCAAAGGCGATTTTTGCAAAATGCTTCCCATGAACTAAAGACACCCCTTATGTTAATACAAGGCTATGCAGAAGGTATAAAGGATGGCGTTATTGAAAGCGATGATATACCAAAGTCTCTAGACATAATAATAGATGAAAGCATAAGGCTTAGAGACATCGTAAATGACTTGATGTATCTGACGAAACTTGAGACACATCAAGAGGGTCTTAAAATGCACAAAGAATATCTCAAAGACATTTTTGACGAATGTATAGAGAAAATAATGCCTCAATTAAATAAGAAAAAAATTAAAATAAACTACAATGGTAATGATGCAGTCGTAAAATGCGATAGAAGGAAATTGATTCAGGCTTTTATGAATATATTAAGCAATGGTGTAAGGTATGCTAAAACGGCAATAGATGTAGAAACACATAATCACAAAGACCATGTAGAAATAAAGATTAAAAATGATGGGAGAAAATTTACAGACGAAGAATTAAACAATATGTTTGAAAGGTTTTTTAAAGGCGATGAGGGGGAAACAGGCATTGGCCTTGCTATTACTAAGGCAATTGTAGAATGGCACGGAGGAACCATTGAAGCATTTAACACAGATGGAGGTGTTTGTTTTTTAATAAAGCTTAGGATTGCATAA
- a CDS encoding magnesium transporter, whose protein sequence is MPILSLYLSRILGNKIFLKNGEILGKLKDIGVSTAIQHPVAISMIVKTRLGTKTYKWENMKITKKFGQYELVCNNPVEIDGADNVLYLSKNVLDKQIIDVNGRKVVRVNDIRLALLDKGLFAIAVDIGIEGILRRLGLAKPLKRILKRFGKTISSKFILWEDIETISRSNENIMLSKTYHKLATLHPSDLADIIEDLDLKTGIDIFSSLEHGRAADVLEEMETDTQRSILNELPAAKAADILEEMPADEVADILDDLNEEKVEELLNEMENNASLEIRELMEYPEYVVGSLMTTDFISFENTLTVEEAINELRLLKPDEDIIYYLYIVDKTNKLLGAVTLRDLVISEPNTLLNDIMNKDIIYTRDTDSIKSLIKTVTKYNLVAIPVVDDDMKLLGTVLINDIIYELMKSGKTYARR, encoded by the coding sequence ATGCCTATTTTAAGCCTTTATTTAAGCAGAATATTGGGAAATAAGATATTTTTAAAAAATGGTGAAATCTTAGGAAAGTTAAAAGACATTGGCGTTTCAACGGCTATTCAGCATCCAGTAGCTATATCCATGATAGTAAAAACGAGATTGGGCACTAAGACATACAAATGGGAAAACATGAAGATAACAAAAAAGTTTGGGCAGTATGAACTTGTATGCAATAATCCAGTAGAAATAGATGGCGCAGATAATGTCTTGTACTTGTCCAAAAATGTACTTGACAAGCAGATTATAGACGTCAACGGAAGAAAAGTTGTAAGGGTAAATGATATAAGGCTTGCACTTTTGGATAAGGGCTTGTTTGCGATTGCTGTTGATATAGGAATTGAAGGAATTTTAAGAAGGCTTGGACTTGCAAAGCCATTAAAAAGGATATTAAAGAGATTTGGCAAAACTATATCCAGTAAATTTATACTTTGGGAGGATATAGAAACAATTTCTCGCTCAAATGAAAATATAATGTTATCAAAGACTTACCATAAATTGGCAACACTTCACCCTTCAGACCTTGCGGACATAATCGAAGATCTTGATTTAAAAACCGGCATAGATATATTTTCAAGCCTCGAGCATGGAAGAGCAGCAGATGTGCTGGAAGAGATGGAGACGGATACTCAGAGAAGTATATTAAACGAGCTGCCTGCAGCTAAAGCCGCAGACATTCTCGAAGAAATGCCTGCAGATGAAGTTGCAGATATACTAGACGACTTGAATGAAGAAAAAGTTGAAGAACTGTTAAATGAGATGGAGAATAATGCATCACTGGAAATCAGAGAATTGATGGAGTATCCCGAGTATGTTGTTGGCAGTTTGATGACGACTGATTTTATTTCGTTTGAAAATACGCTGACAGTTGAAGAAGCCATAAACGAGCTGAGGCTTTTAAAGCCTGATGAAGACATTATATATTATCTCTATATAGTCGATAAAACAAATAAACTTTTAGGAGCTGTAACACTAAGAGACTTAGTCATTTCAGAGCCAAACACTCTGTTAAATGATATTATGAATAAAGATATAATTTATACCCGAGACACGGACTCAATTAAGTCGCTTATAAAAACTGTGACTAAGTACAACTTGGTGGCAATACCTGTCGTTGATGATGATATGAAGCTTTTAGGAACAGTACTTATAAACGATATTATATATGAACTGATGAAGAGCGGAAAGACGTACGCAAGGAGGTAG